One Malus sylvestris chromosome 14, drMalSylv7.2, whole genome shotgun sequence DNA segment encodes these proteins:
- the LOC126599047 gene encoding uncharacterized protein LOC126599047 — MWNLYPVSPWKNNLTQFNNVLDWMELIDNVECNDLGDLSKAILDCWQIWNDRNNKVFRSIIPNSARSISIAASVGLSFSKVNCKKISRSDPCHQHPICWRPPPYGYVKLNFDGSVSLDCSAAVFVLRNKEGQHVGAGALNLDGTTILVAEAVALKEGLLFARHKGVKKLMVEGDSKLVIQVVQDVWMPP; from the coding sequence ATGTGGAACCTCTATCCGGTAAGTCCTTGGAAGAATAATTTGACTCAGTTTAATAATGTGTTAGATTGGATGGAACTAATTGACAATGTTGAATGCAATGATTTGGGTGATCTTAGTAAAGCTATTTTGGATTGTTGGCAAATATGGAATGATAGAAATAATAaagtttttagaagtataattCCTAATTCAGCTAGGAGTATCTCTATTGCCGCAAGTGTAGGCTTATCTTTTTCTAAGGTTAATTGTAAGAAGATCTCTAGGAGTGATCCTTGCCACCAACACCCCATTTGCTGGCGTCCTCCTCCCTATGGCTATGTGAAATTAAACTTTGATGGGTCGGTTAGTTTGGATTGCTCTGCAGCTGTTTTTGTTCTTAGAAATAAGGAGGGGCAACATGTTGGTGCGGGGGCATTGAACCTTGATGGCACCACCATTTTGGTTGCGGAGGCCGTTGCTTTAAAGGAAGGGCTTTTGTTCGCTAGGCACAAAGGTGTGAAGAAGTTGATGGTGGAAGGGGATTCTAAGCTTGTTATCCAGGTGGTGCAAGATGTTTGGATGCCCCCTTAG